One stretch of Bombus affinis isolate iyBomAffi1 chromosome 4, iyBomAffi1.2, whole genome shotgun sequence DNA includes these proteins:
- the LOC126915107 gene encoding nischarin — translation MACLLLNQENVHIKIPSADTVDGITYYCIEVRIASIKWTVKHRYNDFAELHDKLVSENYVKKDILPPKKLIGNKCEAFVEKRRLNLEIYLNEVYNYLKKAMPRELAVFLDMHIYDIFFLLQSMALEFFTEGNNLLQKSKTYKFNLIQLYAISERLKQPCPPIEVVDRKYDFSHVLDFNSHLTGLIVEGSPEPYRTSNIYSSALSIELSSFKNIEDLTINQYPVDKIYHMGNLRDTVTYLKVNNTKLRTIVELAMCEEVHKNIENANDSHVWFKVTHLDLSDNRIEVIDEAIKLLPQIECLTLNNNLLSEISNVTLLPRLSQLYLASNNFTTLPDDLHTKLGYIVYIDLSQNKLTSLSSFSKLYSLEGLDVSCNRIEKIEEVKNIGHLPCLENLRLTGNPVSTIVDYRVKVLEPFGKRAADICLDNEKPNQKELDTVSVHQALRIAREGKSPTFTASDAPLFSAEIPNICIGSGKL, via the exons ATGGCGTGTCTTTTGCTGAACCAGGAAAATGTGCATATTAAGATACCATCGGCTGACACTGTCGACGGTATCACTTATTACTGCATCGAGGTTAGGATTGCTTCGATCAAATGGACTGTCAAGCATAG GTACAATGATTTTGCAGAGCTTCACGATAAACTCGTCTCAGAGAATTACGTTAAGAAGGACATATTGCCACCGAAGAAGCTTATCGGAAATAAATGCGAAGCTTTTGTAGAAAAACGCAGACTGAACTTGGAGATCTATCTGAACGAAGTGTATAACTATTTAAAGAAAGCAATGCCTAGAGAATTAGCTGTATTCCTGGATATgcatatatacgatatatttttCCTACTACAAAGTATGGCTTTAGAGTTTTTTACAGAGGGTAATAATTTGTTACAAAAGTCCAAGACTTACAAGTTTAATCTAATACAG CTGTATGCGATCAGCGAGAGATTGAAACAACCCTGTCCACCGATCGAAGTTGTTGACAGGAAATATGACTTCAGTCACGTTTTGGATTTCAATTCTCATCTAACTGGTTTGATCGTCGAAGGGAGCCCAGAACCTTATAGAACCAGCAATATATATTCTTCCGCACTGTCCATCGAACTATCAAGTTTCAAAAACATAGAAGATCTAACTATCAATCAGTATCCAGTGGATAAAATATACCACATGGGCAACCTTCGGGACACGGTAACATATTTAAAAGTAAACAACACGAAGCTTAGAACTATCGTGGAATTGGCAATGTGCGAGGAAGTGcacaaaaatattgaaaatgcgAATGATTCTCATGTCTGGTTCAAAGTCACTCACCTAGATCTCAGCGATAATCGAATAGAAGTTATAGACGAAGCGATTAAATTGTTACCTCAGATAGAATGTTTAACTTTAAATAATAATCTACTATCTGAAATTTCGAACGTCACTCTTTTACCGAGGTTGTCCCAATTGTATCTAGCGTCGAACAATTTCACAACTCTACCGGACGATCTGCATACGAAACTCGGTTATATAGTGTACATCGATTTGTCCCAGAACAAATTAACTTCGTTATCGAGCTTTtcgaaattgtattcgttggaGGGTTTAGACGTGAGTTGCAATCGTATCGAGAAGATAGAAGAAGTAAAGAATATCGGGCATCTACCTTGTTTGGAGAATTTGAGATTGACCGGAAATCCAGTGTCGACGATAGTCGACTACAGGGTGAAAGTGTTAGAACCGTTTGGCAAGAGGGCTGCAGATATCTGTTTAGACAATGAAAAGCCAAATCAGAAAGAACTGGACACCGTTTCCGTTCATCAAGCGTTACGCATTGCGAGAGAAGGAAAATCGCCAACGTTCACCGCATCGGATGCGCCTTTGTTCTCCGCGGAGATTCCAAACATATGCATAGGATCTGGTAAATTATGA